Sequence from the Seonamhaeicola sp. ML3 genome:
GATATCGTGATTTCAAAAAAAGTAAAAACATCGTATAATGTTGAAGTAGAGGTGCCTGCGTTTAAATTAAATGAATATGTGGTTTGGGGCGCAACGGCTATGATGCTTAGCGAAATTAAAGATATTTTTAAGCGACTTCTGTAAATTGTATATTTATTACATTTGTAGCCCTAACTAACAACGTACAATATTTCATGGGATTGTTTAAGCGAAATCCTTTCGGACATATACTTTTCTTAAAAAAGTGGCTCATTAGAATTTTAGGAGCTATGAGTCATAGACGATTTCGGGGTTTCAATGAACTTCAAATTGAGGGTTCTGAAATCATTAAGAATTTGCCAGATAAAAATGTGTTATTCATTTCAAATCACCAGACTTATTTTGCTGATGTGGTTGCTATGTTTCATGTGTTTAATGCTAGTCTAAGTGGAAGAGTTGATTCCATTAAGAATGTGGGTTATTTATGGAATCCTAAACTTAATATTTATTATGTAGCTGCAAAGGAGACCATGAAAGCTGGCTTGTTGCCCAAAATATTAGCGTATGTAGGTTCCGTAAGTATTGAGCGCACATGGAGGTCTGAAGGTAAGGATGTCAATAGACAGGTTCGAATGAGTGATATATCAAATATTGGTAAAGCTTTAGGTGATGGTTGGGTTATTACGTTTCCGCAAGGGACAACCACTCCTTTTAAACCCATTAGGAAAGGGACCGCACACATTATTAAACGCTATAAACCTGTAGTTGTACCCATTGTTATTGATGGATTTAGAAGGTCTTTTGACAAAAAGGGTTTGCGTATTAAAAAGAAGAATATTTTACAATCAATGGAAATCAAAGCGCCATTAGAAATTGATTATGATGGCGAAACTACCGAGGAAATTGTTAGTAGAATTGAATTTGCCATAGAGCAGCACCCTTCGTTCCTTAAAGTACTAACACCAAAGCAAATTAAAGAGCAAGAAGAGCTTAATAAGCTCAGGGAGTGGTAGGTTTTTTGAAACTCATTAATACACTTTAATACAATAAATAAACTTGTGTCTAATGAGTGTGTTGTTAGTTTGTTGATTTGATTTACAGATAATTATTCGTTAAATTTGCCCAAAAGAGTTGTTTTTAATATCCGTGTATTGGTTTTAAGCATCTGTTATAATATCTCCAAATCATAAGCTATGAATTGTTTTAATAATTTGAAAGTTCCTGCCATTTGTCTCATTTTTTTAATAATAGGTTTTAGTTGTTCTAATCAAACTGAAACGATTCAAAATAATGATGTTACAGAGGAAGAGGAACAGATAGAGGTAATTCTCCCCGATTTAGAAAAAGCAGCATTGAACTATTCCAATTTATGTGGTGGTTGCCATGGACAAAAGTTTGAGTCTTTTGTTGAAAGGGATTGGTTATATGGTGGCAATTTTGATGATATAGTGAACTCAATATCAAATGGTTATAAATCGAATGGGATGCCTTCTTATGAGAACGTATTTAATAGTCAAGAAATCAAAGATTTAGCAAATTATATTCTTCAAGAAATTGATGATAAAACAAAGGAAGATATTGAGAAAGAAAATCCAAATCTTTCTGGGGTTATAGAGTCCGAAAATCTTAATTTCCGACTAGACTTAATAACAGATAATCTTCCAGGTGTTCCCTGGGGAATGGTGCAATTACCTGATGGTGATTTTTTGGTTACTCAAAGAACAGGGAAGTTTTTTATGGTAACTAATGAAGGTACCGTATCCGAGATTTCTGGAGTTCCGGAAGTAGTAGCAGAAGGGCAGGGAGGACTTTTGGATGTTGTTCTGCATCCTAATTTTGAAGAAAATAATTTTATTTATCTAAGTTACTCGAGTGTAAATCCAGATAATTCAAACGAGAAAACGACTGCTGTTGCTAGGGGGCGACTTTCGGGGACTGTTTTAGAGGGTGTGGTTGAGATTTTTACCGCGAAGCCATATTTGAAAAGTACCAGTCATTATGGGTCTCGATTGGTCTTTGATAATGAAGGTTATCTTTTTGTAACTGTTGGAGATAGGAGTAATAGGGACATCTACCCCCAAGATTTAGATAACGATGTAGGAAAGGTGCATAGACTTAATGGTGATGGAACAATACCTACAGATAACCCTTTTTATAGTTTTCCTGATTACAGTAAATCTGTTTACGGTCATGGTGTAAGGAATCCACAAGGTTTAGCCAAGCACCCCGAAACTGGAGATATATGGGAAGGTGAACACGGGCCACGAGGTGGAGATGAAATTAATATTGTTAAAGCTGGAAAAAACTATGGTTGGCCCTTAATAACTTATGGTATTAATTACAATGGTACCCTTATTACTGAACAGACGGCCATGGATGGTATGGAACAGCCTATCTTTTATTGGGATCCCTCTATAGCTCCTTGTGGAATGGATTTTGTTGCTAGTAATTTTTATGGTCAATGGGAAAATGACCTATTTGTAGGGTCTTTAAAGTTTAGATATCTACATAGGTTAAAAATGGACGGAAACTCAGTAGTTGGTCATGAAGAACTGCTTAATGATATAGGTCGTGTTAGAGATGTGCAGATGGGTAAGGATGGTTATTTGTATATTTTGGTTGAAGGCCCTGGAAGGTTGATAAGACTAGTGCCTGAACAGTAATTCCAAAAGCTTAAAGTTTCTACTGTAATTTTTGTGTATTTAATGTTTCCTGTGAACTCCTTGAAAATTAATCATGACGTTTTAAAAATAAACTATCAAAAATGAGACAGCTAAAATTAATTTGGGATTTTAGAGGGCCAGATGCTTTGAGAATAGCAGAGCATCATGTTGTCCATTTAAAAGAATATATAGTTGCAGAACATTTAAAGCTGAATATTACAGGGATTGAACCTGTAAATGACTCACATGCCATTGCGTTTTTAGTTGTTGAAGAAAGTGAAATGCGAGAAGTTAGGGACGCTTTAAAGCCTCACAGGGGGCAGTTATATAATTCAAATTAGCTAAGTCTGGTTAATAACTCTTGATAACTCCACTTTAAATAGGTTTTCAATTTTTATATTTTGCGTTGTTAAAATTTAAAACGTAAATGAAGGTTTGTATAGCTGAAAAGCCTAGTGTTGCCAGAGAAATTGCTGCTGTTTTGGGTGCAAAAACCAAACATGATGGTTATTTTGAAGGTAATGGTTATGCGGTTACGTATACCTTCGGTCATTTATGTACTTTAAAGGAGCCCGTAGATTATAAGCCTTATTGGAAAAGCTGGGATTTAAACAATTTACCAATGCTACCTGAAAAATTTGAAGTTAAGGTAGTGGCTAATTCTGGCATTCAAAAACAATTTAAGATTGTTAAAAGCTTATTCGAAAAAGCTGAGGTAGTCATAAACTGTGGTGATGCTGGTCAGGAAGGGGAACTAATCCAGCGTTGGGTAATGAATGAGGCTAATTATAAAGGTGATGTAAAACGCCTTTGGATTTCTTCACTTACTACCGAAGCCATAAAAGAAGGCTTTGAAAATCTTAAATCGGCAAAAGATTATGATAATTTGTACTATGCTGGTTTTTCTAGGGCCATTGGAGATTG
This genomic interval carries:
- a CDS encoding PQQ-dependent sugar dehydrogenase, with product MNCFNNLKVPAICLIFLIIGFSCSNQTETIQNNDVTEEEEQIEVILPDLEKAALNYSNLCGGCHGQKFESFVERDWLYGGNFDDIVNSISNGYKSNGMPSYENVFNSQEIKDLANYILQEIDDKTKEDIEKENPNLSGVIESENLNFRLDLITDNLPGVPWGMVQLPDGDFLVTQRTGKFFMVTNEGTVSEISGVPEVVAEGQGGLLDVVLHPNFEENNFIYLSYSSVNPDNSNEKTTAVARGRLSGTVLEGVVEIFTAKPYLKSTSHYGSRLVFDNEGYLFVTVGDRSNRDIYPQDLDNDVGKVHRLNGDGTIPTDNPFYSFPDYSKSVYGHGVRNPQGLAKHPETGDIWEGEHGPRGGDEINIVKAGKNYGWPLITYGINYNGTLITEQTAMDGMEQPIFYWDPSIAPCGMDFVASNFYGQWENDLFVGSLKFRYLHRLKMDGNSVVGHEELLNDIGRVRDVQMGKDGYLYILVEGPGRLIRLVPEQ
- a CDS encoding 1-acyl-sn-glycerol-3-phosphate acyltransferase; the encoded protein is MGLFKRNPFGHILFLKKWLIRILGAMSHRRFRGFNELQIEGSEIIKNLPDKNVLFISNHQTYFADVVAMFHVFNASLSGRVDSIKNVGYLWNPKLNIYYVAAKETMKAGLLPKILAYVGSVSIERTWRSEGKDVNRQVRMSDISNIGKALGDGWVITFPQGTTTPFKPIRKGTAHIIKRYKPVVVPIVIDGFRRSFDKKGLRIKKKNILQSMEIKAPLEIDYDGETTEEIVSRIEFAIEQHPSFLKVLTPKQIKEQEELNKLREW